A single window of Brachyhypopomus gauderio isolate BG-103 chromosome 21, BGAUD_0.2, whole genome shotgun sequence DNA harbors:
- the pou6f1 gene encoding POU domain, class 6, transcription factor 1 isoform X3, which produces MDPDDLPANEAPLTVNEQVIVMSGHETIRVLEVEVDAALSSAGADGKVGGGAGEAAGLTLEAAGSPAGDSPVASSMAISASAEAATSTVQTMAAPISVSLPQTQTAMPITVQTCPQVLTQDGLATLMTGMMAQQGSLNQPLLIPISMAGSVGGQGGLAVLTFPTATVATLPGLTAAGPAGGLIKLPFAGLQAATVLNSVQPQLQAPAQTLLQTQAVPGGTSQVTAVTAAPTAVHKTSEPNVSVSSLQTAGLTINPAIISAASLGAQPQFISSLTTTPIITSAMSSVAGLASQIITNAQGQVIGTLPLLVNPATLTGAATPAAVPTQGLQVQAVSPQLLLNAQGQIIAAIGNGPATPTLPAVPAPGSVAPPKTAGPLSHTKAATQGPMVTVAQTPVVIAPQPCAGKASSAVSAGVPIACAEMPTVGQLVSKPQSGVSEEEGINLEEIREFAKNFKIRRLSLGLTQTQVGQALTATEGPAYSQSAICRFEKLDITPKSAQKLKPVLERWLAEAELWNQKGQQNLMEFVGGEPSKKRKRRTSFTPQAIESLNTYFEKNALPTGQEITEIAKELNYDREVVRVWFCNRRQTLKNTSKINVFQVQ; this is translated from the exons ATGGACCCTGACGACCTTCCCGCAAACGAGGCGCCTCTCACAGTCAATGAGCAG GTTATTGTCATGTCCGGCCACGAGACCATTCGCGTGCTGGAGGTGGAAGTGGACGCCGCCTTGTCCTCCGCGGGGGCTGATGGGAaggtggggggcggggcaggagaGGCGGCAGGTCTGACCCTGGAGGCAGCGGGAAGTCCTGCTGGGGACAGTCCCGTAGCGTCCAGCATGGCCATCTCcg CTTCTGCGGAGGCTGCAACCTCCACTGTGCAGACCATGGCTGCCCCCATCAGCGTGTCTCTGCCCCAGACCCAGACGGCCATGCCCATCACTGTCCAGACGTGTCCACAG GTTCTGACCCAGGACGGTTTGGCCACCCTGATGACGGGCATGATGGCCCAGCAGGGCTCTCTGAATCAGCCCCTGCTCATCCCCATCAGCATGGCGGGTTCTGTGGGCGGCCAGGGCGGTCTGGCCGTGCTCACCTTCCCCACCGCCACCGTGGCCACTCTGCCGGGTCTGACCGCAGCAGGGCCGGCCGGAGGCCTCATCAAACTGCCATTCGCTGGCCTGCAGG cTGCCACGGTTCTGAACTCGGTCCAGCCCCAGTTGCAGGCACCTGCGCAGACGCTCTTGCAGACGCAGGCGGTGCCGGGCGGGACCTCGCAGGTGACTGCTGTGACTGCTGCTCCCACTGCTGTGCACAAGACCTCGGAGCCCAACGTCTCCGTCAGCTCACTGCAGACCGCCGGGCTCACCATCAACCCCGCCATC ATCAGTGCAGCATCACTGGGTGCCCAACCACAGTTCATCAGCTCTCTGACTACAACTCCCATAATCACTAGCGCCATGTCCAGTGTGGCAGGACTCGCCAGCCAAATCATCACCAACGCACAAGGACAG GTGATTGGCACTTTGCCCCTGCTGGTGAACCCCGCGACCCTGACCGGAGCGGCCACGCCGGCCGCCGTGCCCACGCAGGGTCTGCAGGTGCAGGCCGTATCGCCACAGCTCCTGCTGAACGCCCAGGGCCAGATCATAGCTGCCATCGGGAACGGCCCCGCCACGCCCACCCTGCCCGCCGTGCCCGCCCCCGGCTCCGTGGCTCCGCCCAAGACCGCCGGCCCCCTCTCGCACACAAAGGCCGCCACGCAG GGTCCCATGGTGACGGTTGCCCAGACTCCGGTGGTCATCGCTCCACAGCCCTGTGCGGGGAAGGCGTCGTCCGCGGTGTCCGCAGGGGTGCCCATCGCCTGTGcagaaatgcccactgtgggaCAGCTCGTCAGCA AACCTCAGTCTGGTGTGTCTGAGGAAGAGGGCATTAACCTGGAAGAGATTCGCGAGTTTGCGAAAAACTTTAAGATCAGAAGACTCTCCCTGGGACTGACCCAAACACAAGTGGGCCAGGCTCTCACGGCAACGGAAGGTCCTGCGTACAGCCAGTCTGCTATCTGcag GTTCGAGAAGCTCGACATCACGCCCAAGAGTGCCCAGAAGCTAAAGCCCGTGCTGGAGCGATGGTTGGCCGAAGCGGAGCTCTGGAACCAGAAGGGCCAGCAGAACCTGATGGAGTTCGTGGGTGGGGAGCCGTCCAAGAAGCGCAAGCGTCGCACCAGCTTCACGCCGCAGGCCATCGAGTCCCTCAACACCTACTTCGAGAAGAACGCCCTCCCGACAGGCCAGGAGATCACGGAGATCGCCAAGGAGCTGAATTACGACAGGGAGGTGGTGCGGGTCTGGTTCTGCAACCGCAGACAGACGCTGAAGAACACCAGCAAGATCAACGTATTCCAGGTCCAGTAA
- the pou6f1 gene encoding POU domain, class 6, transcription factor 1 isoform X2, protein MDPDDLPANEAPLTVNEQLLGFCSLTFPAQDNQVIVMSGHETIRVLEVEVDAALSSAGADGKVGGGAGEAAGLTLEAAGSPAGDSPVASSMAISASAEAATSTVQTMAAPISVSLPQTQTAMPITVQTCPQVLTQDGLATLMTGMMAQQGSLNQPLLIPISMAGSVGGQGGLAVLTFPTATVATLPGLTAAGPAGGLIKLPFAGLQAATVLNSVQPQLQAPAQTLLQTQAVPGGTSQVTAVTAAPTAVHKTSEPNVSVSSLQTAGLTINPAIISAASLGAQPQFISSLTTTPIITSAMSSVAGLASQIITNAQGQVIGTLPLLVNPATLTGAATPAAVPTQGLQVQAVSPQLLLNAQGQIIAAIGNGPATPTLPAVPAPGSVAPPKTAGPLSHTKAATQGPMVTVAQTPVVIAPQPCAGKASSAVSAGVPIACAEMPTVGQLVSKPQSGVSEEEGINLEEIREFAKNFKIRRLSLGLTQTQVGQALTATEGPAYSQSAICRFEKLDITPKSAQKLKPVLERWLAEAELWNQKGQQNLMEFVGGEPSKKRKRRTSFTPQAIESLNTYFEKNALPTGQEITEIAKELNYDREVVRVWFCNRRQTLKNTSKINVFQVQ, encoded by the exons ATGGACCCTGACGACCTTCCCGCAAACGAGGCGCCTCTCACAGTCAATGAGCAG CTGTTAGGTTTCTGCAGTTTGACATTCCCTGCTCAAGACAACCAG GTTATTGTCATGTCCGGCCACGAGACCATTCGCGTGCTGGAGGTGGAAGTGGACGCCGCCTTGTCCTCCGCGGGGGCTGATGGGAaggtggggggcggggcaggagaGGCGGCAGGTCTGACCCTGGAGGCAGCGGGAAGTCCTGCTGGGGACAGTCCCGTAGCGTCCAGCATGGCCATCTCcg CTTCTGCGGAGGCTGCAACCTCCACTGTGCAGACCATGGCTGCCCCCATCAGCGTGTCTCTGCCCCAGACCCAGACGGCCATGCCCATCACTGTCCAGACGTGTCCACAG GTTCTGACCCAGGACGGTTTGGCCACCCTGATGACGGGCATGATGGCCCAGCAGGGCTCTCTGAATCAGCCCCTGCTCATCCCCATCAGCATGGCGGGTTCTGTGGGCGGCCAGGGCGGTCTGGCCGTGCTCACCTTCCCCACCGCCACCGTGGCCACTCTGCCGGGTCTGACCGCAGCAGGGCCGGCCGGAGGCCTCATCAAACTGCCATTCGCTGGCCTGCAGG cTGCCACGGTTCTGAACTCGGTCCAGCCCCAGTTGCAGGCACCTGCGCAGACGCTCTTGCAGACGCAGGCGGTGCCGGGCGGGACCTCGCAGGTGACTGCTGTGACTGCTGCTCCCACTGCTGTGCACAAGACCTCGGAGCCCAACGTCTCCGTCAGCTCACTGCAGACCGCCGGGCTCACCATCAACCCCGCCATC ATCAGTGCAGCATCACTGGGTGCCCAACCACAGTTCATCAGCTCTCTGACTACAACTCCCATAATCACTAGCGCCATGTCCAGTGTGGCAGGACTCGCCAGCCAAATCATCACCAACGCACAAGGACAG GTGATTGGCACTTTGCCCCTGCTGGTGAACCCCGCGACCCTGACCGGAGCGGCCACGCCGGCCGCCGTGCCCACGCAGGGTCTGCAGGTGCAGGCCGTATCGCCACAGCTCCTGCTGAACGCCCAGGGCCAGATCATAGCTGCCATCGGGAACGGCCCCGCCACGCCCACCCTGCCCGCCGTGCCCGCCCCCGGCTCCGTGGCTCCGCCCAAGACCGCCGGCCCCCTCTCGCACACAAAGGCCGCCACGCAG GGTCCCATGGTGACGGTTGCCCAGACTCCGGTGGTCATCGCTCCACAGCCCTGTGCGGGGAAGGCGTCGTCCGCGGTGTCCGCAGGGGTGCCCATCGCCTGTGcagaaatgcccactgtgggaCAGCTCGTCAGCA AACCTCAGTCTGGTGTGTCTGAGGAAGAGGGCATTAACCTGGAAGAGATTCGCGAGTTTGCGAAAAACTTTAAGATCAGAAGACTCTCCCTGGGACTGACCCAAACACAAGTGGGCCAGGCTCTCACGGCAACGGAAGGTCCTGCGTACAGCCAGTCTGCTATCTGcag GTTCGAGAAGCTCGACATCACGCCCAAGAGTGCCCAGAAGCTAAAGCCCGTGCTGGAGCGATGGTTGGCCGAAGCGGAGCTCTGGAACCAGAAGGGCCAGCAGAACCTGATGGAGTTCGTGGGTGGGGAGCCGTCCAAGAAGCGCAAGCGTCGCACCAGCTTCACGCCGCAGGCCATCGAGTCCCTCAACACCTACTTCGAGAAGAACGCCCTCCCGACAGGCCAGGAGATCACGGAGATCGCCAAGGAGCTGAATTACGACAGGGAGGTGGTGCGGGTCTGGTTCTGCAACCGCAGACAGACGCTGAAGAACACCAGCAAGATCAACGTATTCCAGGTCCAGTAA
- the pou6f1 gene encoding POU domain, class 6, transcription factor 1 isoform X1 has protein sequence MCMFTSLTSCTVCRTAKYKQSCVGLGGWGVAASIAYAGLERTLLVWVRCTHVCVFCVRVVGSWCPNMCLASLFSLAIHCLTAEVFFQLLGFCSLTFPAQDNQVIVMSGHETIRVLEVEVDAALSSAGADGKVGGGAGEAAGLTLEAAGSPAGDSPVASSMAISASAEAATSTVQTMAAPISVSLPQTQTAMPITVQTCPQVLTQDGLATLMTGMMAQQGSLNQPLLIPISMAGSVGGQGGLAVLTFPTATVATLPGLTAAGPAGGLIKLPFAGLQAATVLNSVQPQLQAPAQTLLQTQAVPGGTSQVTAVTAAPTAVHKTSEPNVSVSSLQTAGLTINPAIISAASLGAQPQFISSLTTTPIITSAMSSVAGLASQIITNAQGQVIGTLPLLVNPATLTGAATPAAVPTQGLQVQAVSPQLLLNAQGQIIAAIGNGPATPTLPAVPAPGSVAPPKTAGPLSHTKAATQGPMVTVAQTPVVIAPQPCAGKASSAVSAGVPIACAEMPTVGQLVSKPQSGVSEEEGINLEEIREFAKNFKIRRLSLGLTQTQVGQALTATEGPAYSQSAICRFEKLDITPKSAQKLKPVLERWLAEAELWNQKGQQNLMEFVGGEPSKKRKRRTSFTPQAIESLNTYFEKNALPTGQEITEIAKELNYDREVVRVWFCNRRQTLKNTSKINVFQVQ, from the exons ATGTGCATGTTCACGTCGTTGACGTCCTGTACAGTATGTCGTACAGCGAAGTACAAGCAATCTTGTGTTGGtttgggagggtggggggttgCAGCAAGCATTGCTTACGCTGGTTTGGAGCGGACACTCTTGGTGTGGGTTCGCTGtactcatgtctgtgtcttttGTGTCCGTGTTGTGGGTTCGTGGTGTCCTAATATGTGCCTGGCCTCTCTGTTCTCCTTAGCAATTCACTGTCTGACTGCAGAAGTGTTTTTTCAGCTGTTAGGTTTCTGCAGTTTGACATTCCCTGCTCAAGACAACCAG GTTATTGTCATGTCCGGCCACGAGACCATTCGCGTGCTGGAGGTGGAAGTGGACGCCGCCTTGTCCTCCGCGGGGGCTGATGGGAaggtggggggcggggcaggagaGGCGGCAGGTCTGACCCTGGAGGCAGCGGGAAGTCCTGCTGGGGACAGTCCCGTAGCGTCCAGCATGGCCATCTCcg CTTCTGCGGAGGCTGCAACCTCCACTGTGCAGACCATGGCTGCCCCCATCAGCGTGTCTCTGCCCCAGACCCAGACGGCCATGCCCATCACTGTCCAGACGTGTCCACAG GTTCTGACCCAGGACGGTTTGGCCACCCTGATGACGGGCATGATGGCCCAGCAGGGCTCTCTGAATCAGCCCCTGCTCATCCCCATCAGCATGGCGGGTTCTGTGGGCGGCCAGGGCGGTCTGGCCGTGCTCACCTTCCCCACCGCCACCGTGGCCACTCTGCCGGGTCTGACCGCAGCAGGGCCGGCCGGAGGCCTCATCAAACTGCCATTCGCTGGCCTGCAGG cTGCCACGGTTCTGAACTCGGTCCAGCCCCAGTTGCAGGCACCTGCGCAGACGCTCTTGCAGACGCAGGCGGTGCCGGGCGGGACCTCGCAGGTGACTGCTGTGACTGCTGCTCCCACTGCTGTGCACAAGACCTCGGAGCCCAACGTCTCCGTCAGCTCACTGCAGACCGCCGGGCTCACCATCAACCCCGCCATC ATCAGTGCAGCATCACTGGGTGCCCAACCACAGTTCATCAGCTCTCTGACTACAACTCCCATAATCACTAGCGCCATGTCCAGTGTGGCAGGACTCGCCAGCCAAATCATCACCAACGCACAAGGACAG GTGATTGGCACTTTGCCCCTGCTGGTGAACCCCGCGACCCTGACCGGAGCGGCCACGCCGGCCGCCGTGCCCACGCAGGGTCTGCAGGTGCAGGCCGTATCGCCACAGCTCCTGCTGAACGCCCAGGGCCAGATCATAGCTGCCATCGGGAACGGCCCCGCCACGCCCACCCTGCCCGCCGTGCCCGCCCCCGGCTCCGTGGCTCCGCCCAAGACCGCCGGCCCCCTCTCGCACACAAAGGCCGCCACGCAG GGTCCCATGGTGACGGTTGCCCAGACTCCGGTGGTCATCGCTCCACAGCCCTGTGCGGGGAAGGCGTCGTCCGCGGTGTCCGCAGGGGTGCCCATCGCCTGTGcagaaatgcccactgtgggaCAGCTCGTCAGCA AACCTCAGTCTGGTGTGTCTGAGGAAGAGGGCATTAACCTGGAAGAGATTCGCGAGTTTGCGAAAAACTTTAAGATCAGAAGACTCTCCCTGGGACTGACCCAAACACAAGTGGGCCAGGCTCTCACGGCAACGGAAGGTCCTGCGTACAGCCAGTCTGCTATCTGcag GTTCGAGAAGCTCGACATCACGCCCAAGAGTGCCCAGAAGCTAAAGCCCGTGCTGGAGCGATGGTTGGCCGAAGCGGAGCTCTGGAACCAGAAGGGCCAGCAGAACCTGATGGAGTTCGTGGGTGGGGAGCCGTCCAAGAAGCGCAAGCGTCGCACCAGCTTCACGCCGCAGGCCATCGAGTCCCTCAACACCTACTTCGAGAAGAACGCCCTCCCGACAGGCCAGGAGATCACGGAGATCGCCAAGGAGCTGAATTACGACAGGGAGGTGGTGCGGGTCTGGTTCTGCAACCGCAGACAGACGCTGAAGAACACCAGCAAGATCAACGTATTCCAGGTCCAGTAA
- the pou6f1 gene encoding POU domain, class 6, transcription factor 1 isoform X4 has protein sequence MSGHETIRVLEVEVDAALSSAGADGKVGGGAGEAAGLTLEAAGSPAGDSPVASSMAISASAEAATSTVQTMAAPISVSLPQTQTAMPITVQTCPQVLTQDGLATLMTGMMAQQGSLNQPLLIPISMAGSVGGQGGLAVLTFPTATVATLPGLTAAGPAGGLIKLPFAGLQAATVLNSVQPQLQAPAQTLLQTQAVPGGTSQVTAVTAAPTAVHKTSEPNVSVSSLQTAGLTINPAIISAASLGAQPQFISSLTTTPIITSAMSSVAGLASQIITNAQGQVIGTLPLLVNPATLTGAATPAAVPTQGLQVQAVSPQLLLNAQGQIIAAIGNGPATPTLPAVPAPGSVAPPKTAGPLSHTKAATQGPMVTVAQTPVVIAPQPCAGKASSAVSAGVPIACAEMPTVGQLVSKPQSGVSEEEGINLEEIREFAKNFKIRRLSLGLTQTQVGQALTATEGPAYSQSAICRFEKLDITPKSAQKLKPVLERWLAEAELWNQKGQQNLMEFVGGEPSKKRKRRTSFTPQAIESLNTYFEKNALPTGQEITEIAKELNYDREVVRVWFCNRRQTLKNTSKINVFQVQ, from the exons ATGTCCGGCCACGAGACCATTCGCGTGCTGGAGGTGGAAGTGGACGCCGCCTTGTCCTCCGCGGGGGCTGATGGGAaggtggggggcggggcaggagaGGCGGCAGGTCTGACCCTGGAGGCAGCGGGAAGTCCTGCTGGGGACAGTCCCGTAGCGTCCAGCATGGCCATCTCcg CTTCTGCGGAGGCTGCAACCTCCACTGTGCAGACCATGGCTGCCCCCATCAGCGTGTCTCTGCCCCAGACCCAGACGGCCATGCCCATCACTGTCCAGACGTGTCCACAG GTTCTGACCCAGGACGGTTTGGCCACCCTGATGACGGGCATGATGGCCCAGCAGGGCTCTCTGAATCAGCCCCTGCTCATCCCCATCAGCATGGCGGGTTCTGTGGGCGGCCAGGGCGGTCTGGCCGTGCTCACCTTCCCCACCGCCACCGTGGCCACTCTGCCGGGTCTGACCGCAGCAGGGCCGGCCGGAGGCCTCATCAAACTGCCATTCGCTGGCCTGCAGG cTGCCACGGTTCTGAACTCGGTCCAGCCCCAGTTGCAGGCACCTGCGCAGACGCTCTTGCAGACGCAGGCGGTGCCGGGCGGGACCTCGCAGGTGACTGCTGTGACTGCTGCTCCCACTGCTGTGCACAAGACCTCGGAGCCCAACGTCTCCGTCAGCTCACTGCAGACCGCCGGGCTCACCATCAACCCCGCCATC ATCAGTGCAGCATCACTGGGTGCCCAACCACAGTTCATCAGCTCTCTGACTACAACTCCCATAATCACTAGCGCCATGTCCAGTGTGGCAGGACTCGCCAGCCAAATCATCACCAACGCACAAGGACAG GTGATTGGCACTTTGCCCCTGCTGGTGAACCCCGCGACCCTGACCGGAGCGGCCACGCCGGCCGCCGTGCCCACGCAGGGTCTGCAGGTGCAGGCCGTATCGCCACAGCTCCTGCTGAACGCCCAGGGCCAGATCATAGCTGCCATCGGGAACGGCCCCGCCACGCCCACCCTGCCCGCCGTGCCCGCCCCCGGCTCCGTGGCTCCGCCCAAGACCGCCGGCCCCCTCTCGCACACAAAGGCCGCCACGCAG GGTCCCATGGTGACGGTTGCCCAGACTCCGGTGGTCATCGCTCCACAGCCCTGTGCGGGGAAGGCGTCGTCCGCGGTGTCCGCAGGGGTGCCCATCGCCTGTGcagaaatgcccactgtgggaCAGCTCGTCAGCA AACCTCAGTCTGGTGTGTCTGAGGAAGAGGGCATTAACCTGGAAGAGATTCGCGAGTTTGCGAAAAACTTTAAGATCAGAAGACTCTCCCTGGGACTGACCCAAACACAAGTGGGCCAGGCTCTCACGGCAACGGAAGGTCCTGCGTACAGCCAGTCTGCTATCTGcag GTTCGAGAAGCTCGACATCACGCCCAAGAGTGCCCAGAAGCTAAAGCCCGTGCTGGAGCGATGGTTGGCCGAAGCGGAGCTCTGGAACCAGAAGGGCCAGCAGAACCTGATGGAGTTCGTGGGTGGGGAGCCGTCCAAGAAGCGCAAGCGTCGCACCAGCTTCACGCCGCAGGCCATCGAGTCCCTCAACACCTACTTCGAGAAGAACGCCCTCCCGACAGGCCAGGAGATCACGGAGATCGCCAAGGAGCTGAATTACGACAGGGAGGTGGTGCGGGTCTGGTTCTGCAACCGCAGACAGACGCTGAAGAACACCAGCAAGATCAACGTATTCCAGGTCCAGTAA